The nucleotide window GACGGGGCAGGGGGAGATTACGgtttgggatttggagaggtgTATTTGTCGGGAGGTGTACAGGGTGGCGGGGAATAAGGAGGGGCCGAAGGGGTATGATGCTTGGGAGGTGGACGAAGAGAGGCCGGAGGGGATCATGCTGGGGAGGTTTGCGACGAATATTGAGatgggggctggggggcCGGCgggtgggagtggggggAATATGGATAGAGGGGTGAGGGCGATGACGGTGGGGattggggctggggaggatgtgaggGATGTGAGGCATGCTTTTGTTATTACGGGGGGGAGCGATAAGAAGTTGAGGTATTGGGATTTGGTGAGAGTGGATAATAGTGTGATTTTTAGTGGGTTGATGCCCGAggatgggaggttggggtatTCTACTAGTCATCCGACTGCCAGTATGACGCTGCATACGGAGCGGCCGCCGAAtcagaaggagaaggggggtggggggacaAACgggccggcggcggcgaatgGGGGGACGGGGTTGGCGGGGGATGTTGAGCAGCCGGTTAAGAGGGTGAGGCAGGCGAGGAGTACGGTTGTTTCGGCGGAGCAgcaggggttgttgaggagtCATATGGACGCGGTGATGGATGTTATCTGGTTGGAGTCGCCCTATTCGATGACTGCGAGTGTGGATAGGAGCGGGACGATCTTGTTGCTGCAGTAGGGGCTATGGTTTGAGACGGGGTCTGCGATGATTATTTAGCCCAGAGATGAAATAATACCTTTACTTAAGAAGGACCTTCACCTGTGTCTATTTTAAGTTGGAGAAACTCTAGACAGAACCGTGCAGCACTGGACAAATGGAATGCTGGAGTACAGCCCCGTTTAAGCATAaggaggcgggtgagggttagggtcaaGACATGTCGTTGCCAGGCGGTGAGTGCTGAGGCTCCACAATTTATTTTGCCGCTCAGCCTTGTGGAGCTTTTTGGGAATGggtgtgtggttgttgcggCTGCCGCGTCCAAAGTGAACTTGCACGCGACAACGATCTTGATATCTTGGAATTGCGAATTGCGACTCGTTGATTACAGCAATTCTATCACCCGCTGCGCAAACACGGAATCGAGAAAACAGTCGAGattatcaccaccaccaaaagtCAACAAACCAGCTAGAGGATCAAACCATCAAAATGAGGCTAACCCCCGACCTCATCGCCTCGTCCCTCTCCTACCTCAACCCGCTCAAAGAGCGCGAGATTGACCTCCGAGGtacgcttttttttttctcatctGAAAAGAACAGATACTGTCCACACTTGAGCTCGGCTTACCTACCACACACCCTCCCGTAAAAAAGGCCATAGAATACCCGCCATCGAAAACCTCGCCGTCGCCGGCCCGCACGACTCGATCGACCTGACCGATAATGACATCCAACTCCTTGGGAACTTCCCCTTGTCGCCGCGGGTGAGGACGTTGCTGCTGGCGAGGAACAGGATCAGCGCCATCGCGCCGGGGGCGGTGCAGAGCCTGCCGAACCTGAGGAATTTGAACCTGGGGGAGAACGAGATTAGGGAGCTGGGGGATTTGGAcgtgctggggaggtggggggggttggtgcaCTTGTGTCTCGGGGGAAATCCGGttgtgaagaaggagcatTACCGGTATTGGGTGCTTTGGCGGTGCCCGAGTGTGAGGTTTTTGGATTATCAaaaggtgagggaggcggagagggagaaggccagGGAGTTGTttgggacggtggaggagccgaGTGAGTTGGCGCAGAAGGTGGGTTATTATTCTGTTGATGGGTatggcgggggagggttcAGGCTGACTGGGAAACAGATTATGGGCATCAAGAGCAAGACGTTCGATTCGACGACTACTTCAGGAGGCAAGGGTGGTGGACCGGGTGGTGAGACGTCTAAGCTGTCGAGACTGAAACTGACGGataaggagaagaagaagcttcAGGAGTTGATCAAGAAGGCGAACTCGTTGGAGGAGATCAACAGGCTGGAGAAGGCgctgttggaggggaggttgccgCCTGGGATTattgttgaggatggggatgctATGGAGGAGTGAGGGTATAACAGTGAGACAAACCGAGGGGAAACAGGTGTCATTACTGGAGTCAGACGGCCACcggaattttttttttccagaTTGGGAAAGGAGATACCAAAATGTATAGAATAATGTTCAGAGCGGGTGGTACATGGCCAGGATTCGACTTGTATATTGTGCCCATGTCTGGCCGTTGCTAGACGTAACTACCGGCACTTCCCATGCTGAAACATCACTGGGACAGCACCTTTCTCTGCCTGTGGGCTCCGTCCCCACCTTTTCCTTTTACCTCTGGTCATGCACGGCGCTCTCTGTGCTGAAATAAAACTAGGACAGCGGTTTTCCTTGCCGTTTCTtcattttccttttccttttggtgGGAAAGAACAACCGCCatgccagcagcagcggcgagAGCATTTCTTGAGATAAgctacacacacacacaagcaTTAACGCATGATGCCTTCGTCGCATATATGAGCATACCTCCATCGAGGCCACCCTCGCGGGCATCAGGTTTTGTTTGCTTGGCCACTGGCTGGGGAAGTTTTCTTTTCATCATCAGAGACTGtttatgatgatgacgatcaAGAGGGCAGCTGATAAGAAGGCATTCAGGACCGTAAGGAAGGTGAAAAGATCATCAGACATGGTTGCTGAAGCTCTGGGCGGTAACTCGTGGAGAAGTGGAAAAAGAGAATGTTGGATTACTGGGGTTTTGCGCTAATATTGTTTTGACAAACACAAGCCCTGTGGTAGGGGCTTGACGCCACAGTGGAAAGGGTTGTTCTACTGGGTCTTGATCACCTGCTGACTCCCACGCTTTTGACTGGGTCACAGTGATAGGAATAAGGTAAGTTATGGAAACCATGAAAAAGAATGGAAAGCAGGAACTGCTCTTGATGACGCAAAAAGTATGAAAATACACGCATCTTTGGACAAACACTACAGGAAACATATCGGGTCCTTTCTCCAACAGCGACTTCCTAGCAAATCTCCACCAGCCGTTGATTCTTCGGAAACGAAGTAGGCGATTGTGAGCTCGAGGAAGCCGACGGGGCAACAGCCAGAtcgggttgaggagggtatGGACACGTTGCTTGGTTGGTAGCGGGCTCGGTAGGAATATCTAGTTCGGAATTCGGTGAAGCTTGCGAGGCTTTTGGGTTGGCcttatcatcaccaccatccatcttggtgtttttgttgcCACCTCTTATCTTCAACTGGACCCAAGTTATGCGCCAAGGGAAAGCTAGGACTAAGGCCAGGATAGATACGATACTGTTGTAAAGTGTGCAGTACTGGTGCACGCCCCAACGGCTGGTCGTGGGAATGGGTTTGACGATCTCAACCTGGGTGATTCCGGTTGGAATGtaatgggggtggtggttcggGCGGGTTCTCGCGCGATAGATAGCGTCACCGCAAGGTGAACCTCGGTGATGTACCTCACCCCCTGGGTGTTGAAACCGGGGCCTGTGCATGTTGTGGTGTGTCGACTATAGTGATGTGTTTTGGCTGGTTCGGTTGCGAATCGTTGAGGCGGCTGTCCACACATCACCAATGTCCTAAGATATGGTCGATAGGCATATATTACTTTTCAATACGCCTTCAAACATAGTAAATAAGCATTAAAGGACATCAATAAATTACCAAAGATAGTCAATAGGtctttaaagatagttaataggtcttgaaagatagtcaaTATGCattgaaagatagttaacaggcctttaaagatagtcGATAGGTGTTTAAGTTAGTATTGAAGGCGTACAAAgtatctttaaaggcctattgaTTATGTTGTAAGGGGTTAATGTCTTAGTGTAATTTCAATATTTTATGTTTGATCCCCCCCAAGGGTATTACCATCTACAAGCTCTGAGAATTCAATGGTAGTACTATGCAAGGGAGAGAACAGCTGGGACTCGAAAGTGTTCCTTCCTACTTGCCACACCATAACGAGACTTGCCGTACTCCAACAGAATATTTCGACTCAGGCTAGCAAAGACCCGCCCACTTTTTAATATTCCCCTCCTTCCGCAAAATAATCACCCAATCCTGTCTGGTCTGGTTGCAATTTAGCTTACTGTGTTGGCGTTGACTTCGAAattttgggggtggttcgATATGTAGTCCATGATAGCTTTCGCAGCCGATCCTGGTGGCCTTAAACTCTTCTGTCTTCCCCTAAGGTAGATGGCTATAAAGCGAGTAATCAGAAAATCCAAAGCTGGCGATGTATAGGAAATACGTCTGCCTTGTTGGGTTTTCCTTCCCTAACAAGATCTCAATATCTTTCCTTAACAAGACCGCCGGCCAGCCTTAAGCCGTGCTATTGAGcaagatggcgatgatggagtGGACCGGGATCAGGCCAATCGAAATGATGATTGCAGGCATGGAGCATGACGGGGAGCCAAGCCTATTCCCGATGAATTCAATGAGGAGCACGGTCTAGTTGAGATTGACATTGTCAACTTTGGCGTAACCAGACAACTAGCCAGGGTCGAGAACGACAAAGGCTTGTCATTACCCTgttcctccttctcgataACGCCGTCAGTGCATGTTGCCACGTgttgggaaagaaaagaatgcACAGTTACCTGCCTTCTCGTTGGATTTCTCCGGGCAAGCCATTCCAAGACGTATCTCTCTCCCAAACGTGCGAGCAGGGACCAGAGGGGCAGCCTGCTAAAAAACTGCAGGAACACCCGGGACATGGCGGCATACACTACTTCACTGGGCCGGAGAATTCGGTGATTAAGGCTGTGCCTCTCGATCAGCCGCAGGCAGTAGGCTAAGTCGCCCATCTTAGAGCCAGGTATCGATGATGGAGGTATATACACCAATGTCTGCTGTGGGTAGTCCAGGGCTGCCATTAACCGGAAAGGTCAGGGGCCCTGGAGCCGTGGTTATCTGAGTCGAGCGTCTTTCTCACGAATCGAAAAGGCTGCATGTAAAATTCCATCTGGTTGTGTTGGTGAATTTGTTCAAAGTACCCTCCGATAGCGACAAAATCCACCAGGCGGACCATGGGAACTTTGACCGCAGGGTCATACTTCTTTCGCCGGTGCCGCATCTCCATGCGTAAGGCTGCTGGGTCCGCAAAATATTTCCATCGCAACGACATTTATAGCAAGTCTGGAGCATGCAAGCCGAGGTGCGGATTCTCAGTCTGAAATCTTTCGAGAATGTTAAAGGCCTCTCTTGAAATTGGCGGTTCATTTTGAAGATAGGCATCAGAAAGAAGTCTTGCGTTCCTGGGTtcgtgatgttgatgatagACATGGGGTAATTGTCATTGAACGTTGGATTTCCCGTGCAAGATCCAGTTTCGTTATCTCTGGGAGCTTGAGTTCACGACCGGTTTGGAATCTGCTAGCTAAGGTAGCCTCTTGGATTCTGCGGACAAGGGGAATTGTCCCCAGGGCTTGCGTTTGTTTGGACGGATGACGAATAACTTGAAGTTAGGGAGAGCATGATCTCTGTACAGGTGGGTGTGAGGTATCGCGAATTTAGTCGTTTCACCGGTTCCGGCATCTCTTTTCCCGAGCCCAAAGCTCTTCCCAACCAGGTGATGTGACAGCGGCGTCCTCTGCTTGGTTCTCAGTGTTGCCAGTGAGACCATCTCTGCTGACTGGGGCACAATATCCTCGGACTATGCACAGCAAATGGCAAAGCAGCAGTTGGCTGGCAGTTCTGGAATCCAGGTCGAGTCGAACTCAATGTCCACTTTGAGTTCTTCGTGTTCCCCTAAGATACCTTAAAAGACAGTTTACAGaccttaaaagatagtttaCCTGCCTTGAAAGATGGTTTGTATACCTAAAAATTTAGTCTACAGGCCTCTAATTAAGGTCAATATACGTCCCAGGATAGCTGATAGGCCTCCTTAATAGTGGAAATGGCATTGTCTTATAGTCGAAACACATAACGCTGCAAATGAGAGCTGCTACCTAGCTGGATCGAAGTAAGGTTATAATATCGGACGCAAGAGCACCATCTGCAATTTTGGACTGAAATTGCAACAATTGACCTCCACTTCCACCCTTCCAGCCCCGGAGCCCTGCTTCCTCCGAAATCCCGGAGCGGGACCGGCTGTCGTCCAACCTGACTCCACCCCTCCGGCCATGGCACCGGACACTATGGTTAACCCCTGCTCACTCTCACccaagggttagggtaaAACTTCACCATCGCAACCATCTGATAAGCATTTTTTTGGCTTATCACAACCGTTGCGCAGCGAAGTGAGGGGCATCTTTTCACAAAAAGTTTTCAAGGCTCAGTCCTCAAGGTTCCCCCCGCAAATTGAATATCACATCCCTCCGTCCAGTCTGTGCCGCACCAGCAGACAAACTTGTCGCATTCACCTTTTcgcccccccaaccaaacaaccaccccaaatcaacagcaacagcaacagcaacagtcAAAATGGGCAAAAAGCGCACCAGAAaccccgacgacgacgtcgCCATGACCGACGAAGTCCCCGCGCAaaccaagaagaacaacaacgGCGGTGATAGCTCCGACTCGGACGATGTTTGTCTCccatcccctctctcccctttccctgcCCATtaacacccctcccccctagGACATGGACATAGTAAACGTGGACTTCGAACTCTTCAACTACGACCCCACAATCGACTTCCACGGCGTAAgaaccctcctccgccagctcctcgacgccgacgcctccctcttcgacctctcctccctctccgaccTCATCGTGGAGCAAAACACGGTCGGCTCCACCTGCAAGGTCGACGACAAGGCCAACGACGCCTACGCCTTCCTCACCGTCCTCAACATCCAAGAGcactcccccaccaaacccgTAGTCAAACAACTCGCCGAGTACCTCGCCGATCGCGCCACAAAGTCCCAAGATGAAACCCTGGCCAAGGTCGTGCCCGAGGTGTTGCTTGGAGAGAGGAAACAACAGGTCGGGTTGGTCTTGGCGGAAAGGTTACTCAACATGCCGGCCGAGGTCATCCCGCCAATGTGGAGCTGCATGATTGATGAGATTGAGGCTGCGGTCGAGGACAAGGAGCCGTACGAGTTTACGCATTATCTTGTGCTTTCAAGAACGTACCTCGAGGTGGAGTCAACGTTGAATCAGAcagagaggaaaaagaagaggtcAAAGGCGACGGGGGAGCTGCAGTATTTCCAtcccgaggacgaggagatgagAAAGTTtgcgacggcggcgggaagCTTTGAGTACACAAAGGAAGGACAGGCCGCGGTGGCGGATAGCAAGCGCGCGTTCCAAGAGATGGGGATCAAGCCGGTGGGCTTCATGATGTTGATTGAGGCGGAGAAGTTCCCCAAGGCTGTCCAGGGGATCACAGAGTATGTGGCCACTGGCGGGATGTCAATGGAGATTTCATAGGGAAAAAAGATGATTAATATATACTTTTATTTATTGCTCCCGGATCAAAGCCAAAGGAAGTCCAACGCTATGTTCTTGGTGAGTAGTAGTGACAATCATTGCTGTTCGGGTTCGAGTCGCTGCATGAGGTACTCTACCTCGACTTCCTTCGTCAGGGGAATGACAAAGTCTTCGTACATGGACACAACAGCCTCAACGTTGATCTTGACCTGCTCAGCAGCGTCTGGACCTTGAAGCGAGGGATCGGTACCGTAGGTCtgcgccttgagcttgagacgctccaacaccttcttctcaaccgccttgttggtgatggcctcACCGATTCCGTCCCGGTCGCCAGCTCGGATCAACCTCGTGAACTTCTCCGTTTCCGACACAAACTTGGACTCGGCAACAAACTTGCCAAAGTGAATCCGCCTGGAAAGTGCTTGCAGGCAAGCAATGTCGCACGTGGCGGATGAGCCGTAGTTCTCCTGAGAAACACCCCTATCCTCGCGACCAAAGTCGCGGCAGACCTTTGGAAGGAAGTTCTCTGTGTAGAActgcttgatcttgtcgTTCACACAGACATCGTTGGGGTAGAGAATTTGAGGGTAGTCGAGTGGGTCGAGGATTGGCTTTTGGACGGCATCAGGGAAGAAAGGGTACTCGTCCGGTGACTCAAAGCGGCGGATGAGGGATTGGAGTTTTTCCTGTTCCCGAAGGTACCAGTCCATGAAGCTCAATTCCGAGTTTGGGATCGGAACTGCTCCTGGGACGTAGATGTTTTTGTTAAGAGGGAACT belongs to Podospora bellae-mahoneyi strain CBS 112042 chromosome 6, whole genome shotgun sequence and includes:
- the ARO7 gene encoding chorismate mutase aro7 (COG:E; EggNog:ENOG503NVBS; BUSCO:EOG09264719), with the translated sequence MDTIIDLSDRSKALDLTNIRYQLIRLEDTITFHLIERVQFPLNKNIYVPGAVPIPNSELSFMDWYLREQEKLQSLIRRFESPDEYPFFPDAVQKPILDPLDYPQILYPNDVCVNDKIKQFYTENFLPKVCRDFGREDRGVSQENYGSSATCDIACLQALSRRIHFGKFVAESKFVSETEKFTRLIRAGDRDGIGEAITNKAVEKKVLERLKLKAQTYGTDPSLQGPDAAEQVKINVEAVVSMYEDFVIPLTKEVEVEYLMQRLEPEQQ
- the BCP1 gene encoding Mss4p nuclear export (BUSCO:EOG092649VA; COG:K; EggNog:ENOG503NVUT); the encoded protein is MGKKRTRNPDDDVAMTDEVPAQTKKNNNGGDSSDSDDDMDIVNVDFELFNYDPTIDFHGVRTLLRQLLDADASLFDLSSLSDLIVEQNTVGSTCKVDDKANDAYAFLTVLNIQEHSPTKPVVKQLAEYLADRATKSQDETLAKVVPEVLLGERKQQVGLVLAERLLNMPAEVIPPMWSCMIDEIEAAVEDKEPYEFTHYLVLSRTYLEVESTLNQTERKKKRSKATGELQYFHPEDEEMRKFATAAGSFEYTKEGQAAVADSKRAFQEMGIKPVGFMMLIEAEKFPKAVQGITEYVATGGMSMEIS
- the LEA1 gene encoding U2 snRNP complex subunit (COG:A; EggNog:ENOG503NUHE), which gives rise to MRLTPDLIASSLSYLNPLKEREIDLRARLTYHTPSRKKGHRIPAIENLAVAGPHDSIDLTDNDIQLLGNFPLSPRVRTLLLARNRISAIAPGAVQSLPNLRNLNLGENEIRELGDLDVLGRWGGLVHLCLGGNPVVKKEHYRYWVLWRCPSVRFLDYQKVREAEREKARELFGTVEEPSELAQKIMGIKSKTFDSTTTSGGKGGGPGGETSKLSRLKLTDKEKKKLQELIKKANSLEEINRLEKALLEGRLPPGIIVEDGDAMEE